The Flammeovirgaceae bacterium genome contains a region encoding:
- a CDS encoding SH3 domain-containing protein, translating into MQKAFLKIALAVFGLLLSLNSVQGQSPTQQLARADSLFNIKKYTQSLEVYTELVDKKIFSTAMLLRMAFIEEGLMHKANALYYLNLYYQYTFDEAAIRKIQEIAEANRFTGYEQTDLDKLEMAWRKHGYLVTLVLVVVAVVFTVLLVVSNRNRKAHWAAQSFCFALLLIHLNFPFKEKAIIKQGTAYLMSGPSAGSSVVAVIGEGNRVTVLGREDVWVKVLWQDREVYVRESNVKAIKI; encoded by the coding sequence ATGCAAAAAGCCTTTTTAAAAATTGCCCTCGCGGTGTTTGGTCTTCTCCTTTCGCTCAATAGCGTACAGGGTCAGTCGCCAACCCAACAGCTGGCTCGGGCCGATTCATTGTTTAACATTAAGAAATACACCCAATCGCTTGAAGTATACACGGAGTTGGTTGACAAAAAAATATTCTCTACGGCAATGTTATTGCGGATGGCTTTTATTGAAGAAGGGCTTATGCACAAAGCCAACGCGCTTTATTACCTGAATCTGTATTATCAGTACACATTTGATGAAGCGGCTATTCGTAAAATTCAAGAGATAGCCGAAGCAAACCGGTTTACGGGTTATGAACAAACCGATTTAGACAAACTGGAAATGGCCTGGCGTAAGCATGGATACCTGGTTACGTTGGTATTGGTTGTTGTAGCAGTGGTATTTACGGTGCTGCTGGTTGTCAGTAACCGCAATCGCAAGGCCCATTGGGCAGCACAATCTTTTTGCTTTGCTCTGCTGTTAATTCATCTGAATTTTCCCTTTAAAGAAAAGGCGATTATTAAACAAGGCACAGCTTACCTGATGTCTGGACCTTCGGCTGGTTCTTCGGTGGTTGCCGTAATTGGCGAGGGCAATCGGGTAACAGTGCTTGGCAGGGAGGATGTGTGGGTTAAAGTTCTTTGGCAGGACCGTGAAGTTTACGTCCGCGAATCGAATGTTAAAGCAATAAAAATCTGA
- a CDS encoding thioesterase family protein: MPRIHLVLPETFNFICELPVRVSDLNYGGHVGNDSFLTIMQEARVLYYRQLGFQSELSLEGTIGQIITDAAVVYKSESFLGDVLTIEIAATDFTKYGFDLMYRLRNKATGKDVAYGKTGVVCFDYAVRKVTPVPEPVKRKLQLNSEHTEKRE; the protein is encoded by the coding sequence ATGCCCCGAATTCACCTTGTTTTACCTGAAACGTTCAACTTTATATGCGAACTCCCGGTAAGGGTTTCCGATCTGAACTATGGCGGGCATGTGGGTAATGACTCCTTCCTTACTATCATGCAAGAGGCCCGTGTGTTGTATTACCGGCAACTGGGATTTCAAAGCGAGCTCAGCCTGGAGGGAACCATCGGCCAGATCATTACTGATGCGGCTGTGGTTTATAAGTCAGAGTCCTTCCTGGGTGATGTGCTCACCATCGAAATTGCTGCGACTGATTTTACTAAATACGGGTTTGACCTTATGTATCGCCTTCGGAATAAAGCCACCGGAAAAGATGTGGCATACGGAAAAACCGGTGTTGTTTGTTTTGATTATGCTGTTCGAAAAGTAACGCCCGTACCTGAACCAGTTAAAAGAAAACTTCAATTAAATTCTGAACATACTGAAAAAAGAGAATAA
- a CDS encoding SGNH/GDSL hydrolase family protein, translated as MKIFGLVIMSIFSLTAMTQPINKNEQVSYLALGDSYTIGESVPEHERWPVQLVKLLNAKGYRIEASRIIATTGWRTDDLKNAVDNAGLSNDYGLVSLLIGVNNQYQGKSVESYKPEFEGLLKKAIELAGGRKERVFVVSIPDYGFTPFGEPKKEEISKAIDAFNQANREITLRYGIRYYYITDLTRKGLEQPHLVAADKLHPSGAMYTRWAELIASDF; from the coding sequence ATGAAAATATTCGGTCTCGTAATTATGTCCATCTTTTCATTAACCGCCATGACACAACCCATTAATAAAAACGAGCAAGTCAGCTATCTGGCACTGGGTGATTCCTATACAATCGGAGAAAGTGTGCCGGAGCATGAGCGGTGGCCGGTGCAACTGGTAAAGCTGCTCAATGCCAAAGGCTATAGAATTGAAGCGTCACGCATTATTGCTACTACCGGCTGGCGCACCGATGATTTAAAAAATGCTGTCGATAATGCCGGCTTAAGTAACGATTATGGTTTGGTTTCACTGCTCATCGGAGTTAATAATCAATACCAGGGAAAATCGGTTGAAAGTTATAAACCGGAGTTTGAAGGACTCCTTAAAAAAGCCATTGAGCTGGCCGGGGGCAGAAAAGAACGCGTGTTTGTGGTGTCAATTCCGGATTATGGATTTACTCCCTTTGGTGAACCGAAGAAGGAAGAAATTTCAAAAGCCATTGATGCCTTTAACCAGGCAAACCGCGAGATAACGCTGCGGTACGGCATCCGGTACTATTACATTACAGATTTAACACGAAAGGGCCTTGAACAGCCCCACCTGGTTGCAGCCGATAAGTTGCATCCTTCCGGTGCCATGTACACCCGGTGGGCCGAACTGATTGCAAGCGATTTCTAA
- a CDS encoding LysE family transporter, producing the protein MIVQVFLIGFVFSFLGSIPPGTLNMMVLQLGLERKINVALRFALAVAVVEYPYAWIAVEFEHVITSSPVVVHNLQLWGAIIMTVIGAISLWTVRKPSAISVKLQQSGFRRGIILSILNPQAIPFWIALTAYLKLQGWIDISTNWRLHSYILGTSVGAFALLALFTFMANRVASSINDNRLIRMIPGLVLLFLGAIGFMRYFFF; encoded by the coding sequence TTGATCGTTCAGGTATTCCTCATCGGGTTTGTATTCAGTTTTTTAGGCTCTATTCCCCCGGGCACACTAAACATGATGGTGTTGCAACTTGGGCTGGAGCGCAAAATTAATGTAGCCCTGCGCTTTGCTTTAGCCGTGGCTGTTGTGGAATATCCGTATGCCTGGATTGCCGTAGAGTTTGAGCATGTCATCACTTCTTCACCGGTAGTAGTCCACAACCTGCAACTATGGGGAGCAATCATTATGACTGTAATTGGAGCAATAAGTTTATGGACAGTACGGAAACCGTCAGCGATTTCAGTAAAACTTCAGCAAAGCGGTTTCAGGCGTGGTATTATACTAAGCATTCTTAATCCGCAGGCTATCCCGTTCTGGATTGCCCTTACCGCATATTTAAAATTGCAGGGCTGGATTGACATTAGTACAAACTGGCGATTGCACAGTTACATCCTCGGTACCTCGGTGGGTGCTTTCGCCTTGCTTGCATTGTTTACGTTTATGGCAAACCGCGTAGCCTCCTCCATTAACGACAACCGGTTAATACGGATGATTCCGGGGCTGGTGCTGCTCTTTCTTGGTGCAATTGGTTTTATGCGATATTTCTTTTTTTAG
- the rlmD gene encoding 23S rRNA (uracil(1939)-C(5))-methyltransferase RlmD, with amino-acid sequence MVMKKGDILEGLRVESMAAEGKCVARLDGKVVFIEGAAPGDVVEARITKIKNNFLEATLSRVITPSANRVEPVCSHFGFCGGCRWQHLNYETQLQYKQQQVVDSLERIGGLTFPTVQPIIPSSKTTYYRNRLDFSATNYRWLTSPPNPRPSGEGELGRDGLGFHVAKSFDRVFDVEHCYLQPEPSNEIRKTIKEAAIGNGIPFFDLRKQTGYLRTVTIRTATTGEVMVIVQVAYDKPEWLSVLMNEVSNRFPQTTSLLYVINTKRNDTFHELTVNTWKGNPYITETMKRPEGSGVLQFRIGPKSFYQTNSEQAEKLYYVAWQLAALTGNELVYDLYTGTGTIANYVAGEAKKVIGLEYVAAAIDDAKINSKLNSIANTDFFSGDIKNLLNEDFLNIHGKPDVVITDPPRAGMHEDVCKMLLKAEPKRIVYVSCNPATQARDLKIMADKYSIVAVQPVDMFPHTMHVENVVSLVKN; translated from the coding sequence ATGGTGATGAAAAAAGGAGATATTCTGGAAGGATTACGGGTAGAAAGCATGGCAGCCGAAGGGAAATGCGTAGCCCGCCTGGATGGGAAAGTGGTGTTTATTGAAGGTGCCGCACCCGGTGATGTTGTTGAAGCCCGCATCACAAAAATCAAAAACAACTTTCTGGAAGCTACGCTGAGCAGGGTAATTACTCCCTCCGCAAACCGCGTTGAGCCGGTGTGTTCGCACTTTGGTTTTTGCGGAGGATGCCGGTGGCAGCATTTGAACTATGAAACGCAGCTTCAGTATAAGCAACAACAGGTGGTTGATAGCCTGGAGCGGATTGGCGGACTGACTTTTCCAACAGTTCAACCCATTATTCCATCATCGAAAACTACGTATTACCGCAACCGGCTGGACTTCAGTGCCACGAATTACCGGTGGCTGACCTCACCCCCCAACCCCCGCCCCAGCGGAGAGGGGGAATTAGGGCGTGATGGATTAGGCTTCCATGTGGCCAAAAGCTTTGACCGCGTGTTTGATGTGGAGCATTGTTACCTGCAGCCCGAACCGAGTAATGAAATTCGCAAAACCATAAAGGAAGCAGCAATTGGTAATGGAATTCCTTTCTTCGATTTGCGAAAGCAGACCGGCTACCTGCGTACCGTTACCATTCGCACAGCTACCACCGGTGAAGTGATGGTGATTGTACAAGTTGCTTACGATAAACCGGAATGGCTATCTGTTTTAATGAACGAGGTTAGCAATCGCTTTCCGCAAACCACTTCTCTGTTATATGTCATCAATACCAAACGTAACGATACTTTTCACGAACTCACGGTTAACACCTGGAAGGGTAATCCGTATATTACCGAGACCATGAAGAGGCCGGAGGGCAGCGGGGTACTTCAATTTCGTATCGGGCCAAAATCGTTTTATCAAACTAATTCTGAACAGGCCGAGAAATTGTATTATGTTGCCTGGCAACTGGCTGCCCTTACGGGAAACGAACTTGTTTATGATTTGTACACCGGCACCGGAACCATTGCCAACTATGTAGCCGGGGAGGCAAAAAAAGTTATCGGACTGGAGTATGTGGCCGCTGCCATTGACGATGCAAAAATCAATTCAAAGTTAAACAGCATAGCCAACACCGATTTTTTTTCCGGAGACATTAAGAACCTGTTGAATGAAGATTTCCTGAACATACACGGCAAGCCTGATGTCGTTATTACCGATCCGCCCCGGGCAGGAATGCACGAAGATGTTTGCAAGATGTTGTTAAAGGCTGAGCCTAAGCGAATTGTGTATGTAAGCTGCAACCCGGCCACACAGGCCCGCGATTTAAAAATTATGGCTGATAAATACTCCATTGTTGCTGTTCAGCCGGTAGATATGTTTCCTCACACGATGCATGTGGAGAATGTGGTGAGCCTTGTGAAGAACTAA
- a CDS encoding DUF2007 domain-containing protein: protein MEKQDKIIVLKTFGGAIEANIAKTKLDAYGIPCFLSEENLANLYPIQNPRFSVRLHIFEKDKTRATEVLSEVVQQPDEEPIRCPRCKSANIETGYSRKPASIILSLFFSLFFVLFPPKTVSRCKDCDQEF from the coding sequence ATGGAAAAACAGGATAAAATCATTGTACTCAAAACGTTTGGCGGTGCCATTGAGGCAAACATTGCCAAAACCAAGCTCGATGCCTACGGTATTCCCTGTTTTTTGAGCGAAGAAAACCTGGCCAACCTGTATCCCATTCAAAACCCACGGTTTAGTGTGCGGCTTCATATTTTTGAGAAAGATAAAACGCGGGCAACAGAAGTACTCAGCGAAGTTGTTCAGCAGCCGGATGAGGAGCCGATCCGATGTCCGCGTTGTAAATCAGCAAACATTGAAACCGGATACAGCCGAAAACCGGCTTCCATTATTCTTTCCCTGTTCTTCTCGCTATTCTTTGTATTGTTTCCGCCAAAAACAGTTTCGCGATGTAAAGATTGTGATCAGGAGTTTTAA
- a CDS encoding rhodanese-like domain-containing protein, which produces MNRLLVTLFSLTLLVVASSCQGQSGAQVLNVNAFETKLNATPEKIILDVRTTSEYNRGHLKNAVLVDYYQRDFSAQLGKLDKTKPVFVYCASGVRSNSAARELVKLGFKEVYDLSGGLSAWARAGKPIEK; this is translated from the coding sequence ATGAACCGACTTTTGGTAACCCTGTTCAGTTTAACCCTCCTTGTCGTTGCATCAAGTTGCCAGGGGCAATCCGGGGCACAGGTGCTTAATGTCAATGCGTTTGAAACGAAACTTAATGCTACACCGGAGAAGATTATTCTTGATGTACGCACCACCTCGGAATACAACCGGGGGCATTTAAAAAATGCAGTACTGGTTGACTATTACCAGCGCGATTTCAGTGCGCAACTCGGCAAACTGGATAAAACAAAACCTGTGTTTGTGTATTGCGCCAGCGGGGTACGCAGCAATTCGGCTGCCCGGGAACTTGTTAAGTTGGGATTTAAAGAAGTTTACGACCTGAGTGGCGGCCTGTCGGCTTGGGCACGGGCAGGCAAGCCAATTGAAAAATAA
- a CDS encoding gliding motility-associated C-terminal domain-containing protein: MKKIVLVGLFCAVGVFTRASHIVGGEFELKHLTGNNYRVNLILYFDKINGLVGAKDLSVMARIYRIHDNARMTDVFLPLTTEEEVSYTQPECSNGEIETLKLTYTTTIILPDNMYNHPQGYYLVWERCCRNYSITNIISQEPPQNDPLFPNAAGQTFYLEFPPVVKDGQPFINSTPRLFPPLNDYACPRKPYYTDFAGTDDDGDSLVYSLVTPLNTHSAVAIPAGGPGTRPYPLVKWQTGFSLNNILHGMPDLKISPDGFLTVTPTVQGLFVFAVKCEEFRDGVKIGEVRRDFQMLVVEACPVAEPPQIVGRKKGTTTFTSANQSLNVSFANTVTDADRCVQVRISDPDSEKIDDNFQERVFIRVFPLNFKKSTRYLNELLPVVSNATLINGSTVDFEICFPQCPYLPDGNYQVGIIAYDDACSLPLSDTLVVNVFVQPPPNNKPTFTTANVITTLNEGDPPLTIPIHAVDADGDQLDVFVINDGFILTDVGMTLGLSTSPAGQVNGQLIWDTRCDVYDFTQKTNFNFKIITDDRDQCLFAHPDTMLITLNIILPGNFDPVISSSLQTANEKTIEVTRKIYEPLTFTVTGTDADNDLLVLSMYGLNFSTTEFGVSFSEVTNRGMVTSAFSWFPDCSTIDLDVKNQFDFRFIVVDNANKCRFYKADTLHVIVHVEPPDNNAPELSVASTNPEITITDNSLTAILGTPITLSLAGFDADLAPDKDLLKLELIGKTGVVQPTGFVFQNVEGPSLLTASFTWEPDCSIFKNRIYENNYVFTFLLSDNRCFNTKTDTLELAITIKDVDGSDINFLPPNFFSPNNDGVNDFFAMMAWDEAANNFVNILPLDNCVGEFVSIRIYNRWGRQVFESTNRDFKWFGEGLPNGVYYYLVKYTHKEYRGSVTLRF; encoded by the coding sequence ATGAAGAAAATAGTACTGGTTGGCCTTTTCTGTGCGGTTGGAGTATTCACCCGCGCCTCGCACATTGTTGGTGGAGAGTTTGAACTGAAACACCTTACCGGCAACAACTACCGGGTTAACCTGATTCTTTATTTTGATAAAATCAACGGCTTAGTGGGCGCCAAAGACCTGAGCGTTATGGCCCGCATCTACCGGATACACGATAATGCCCGCATGACCGATGTGTTCTTACCGCTTACCACCGAAGAGGAGGTTTCCTATACCCAGCCGGAATGCTCAAATGGCGAAATCGAAACACTCAAATTAACCTACACCACCACCATTATTTTGCCCGACAACATGTACAATCACCCGCAGGGCTACTACCTGGTGTGGGAACGCTGCTGCCGCAACTATTCCATCACCAACATCATCAGTCAGGAGCCGCCCCAAAATGATCCGCTTTTTCCGAATGCAGCCGGCCAAACCTTTTACCTGGAGTTTCCCCCGGTTGTAAAAGATGGACAGCCTTTCATCAATTCAACGCCCCGCCTGTTCCCTCCGCTTAACGACTACGCCTGCCCGCGTAAACCTTACTACACCGACTTTGCCGGTACTGACGATGATGGCGATTCGCTGGTATACTCGCTGGTTACTCCGCTTAACACACACTCTGCGGTGGCCATACCTGCAGGCGGCCCGGGCACGCGCCCCTATCCGCTGGTGAAATGGCAAACCGGATTTTCATTGAACAACATTTTGCACGGAATGCCTGATTTGAAGATAAGCCCGGACGGTTTTTTAACCGTTACACCTACTGTACAAGGACTGTTCGTATTTGCCGTTAAATGCGAGGAATTCCGTGATGGCGTGAAAATCGGTGAAGTAAGGCGCGACTTCCAGATGCTGGTAGTAGAAGCATGCCCCGTAGCAGAACCGCCACAGATTGTAGGTAGAAAAAAAGGAACTACAACGTTTACTTCAGCTAACCAATCATTAAACGTGTCGTTTGCAAATACCGTAACCGATGCCGACCGCTGTGTACAGGTGCGCATATCCGATCCGGATTCAGAAAAAATTGATGATAACTTCCAGGAGAGAGTTTTTATCCGGGTATTTCCGCTCAATTTCAAAAAGAGCACACGGTACCTGAATGAATTGCTTCCTGTGGTAAGTAATGCCACGCTAATTAACGGCAGCACCGTTGATTTTGAAATCTGCTTTCCACAATGCCCTTACCTGCCCGATGGAAACTACCAGGTGGGTATTATTGCTTACGATGATGCCTGCAGTTTGCCTTTATCCGATACACTGGTGGTAAATGTGTTTGTTCAGCCGCCACCCAACAACAAGCCAACGTTCACCACGGCCAACGTTATCACCACGCTTAATGAAGGAGACCCGCCCCTGACCATACCCATTCATGCCGTTGATGCCGATGGCGACCAGTTGGATGTATTTGTAATTAATGATGGATTCATCCTCACTGATGTGGGCATGACACTCGGCCTCAGCACCTCCCCTGCCGGGCAGGTGAACGGCCAGTTAATCTGGGATACGCGATGTGATGTGTACGACTTTACACAAAAAACCAATTTCAATTTTAAAATCATTACCGATGACCGCGACCAATGCCTGTTTGCACACCCTGATACCATGTTGATTACCCTCAACATTATCCTGCCCGGCAACTTTGATCCGGTTATCAGTTCATCCTTGCAAACGGCAAACGAAAAGACCATTGAAGTTACCCGTAAGATTTACGAACCTTTGACGTTTACCGTAACCGGTACCGATGCCGATAACGATTTGCTGGTGCTGAGTATGTACGGCTTGAACTTTAGTACGACTGAATTCGGAGTCTCCTTTTCAGAAGTAACAAACCGGGGCATGGTCACTTCGGCATTCTCATGGTTTCCGGATTGCAGCACCATCGACCTGGATGTGAAAAATCAATTTGACTTCCGGTTTATTGTGGTGGATAATGCCAATAAGTGTCGCTTTTACAAAGCCGATACCCTGCACGTCATCGTGCACGTTGAGCCGCCCGACAACAATGCGCCTGAGTTATCGGTTGCCAGCACTAATCCGGAAATAACCATAACGGATAATTCGCTTACCGCTATTTTAGGAACTCCGATAACCCTTTCTTTGGCTGGCTTTGATGCCGACCTGGCGCCTGATAAAGACTTGTTGAAACTGGAACTGATTGGAAAAACCGGAGTTGTACAGCCCACGGGATTTGTATTTCAGAATGTCGAGGGCCCATCGCTTTTAACCGCTTCGTTCACCTGGGAGCCTGATTGCAGCATCTTTAAAAACCGCATTTACGAAAATAACTATGTGTTCACCTTTTTGCTAAGCGACAACCGTTGTTTTAATACTAAAACTGATACACTTGAACTGGCCATTACCATTAAAGATGTTGACGGCAGCGATATAAATTTTCTTCCGCCAAATTTCTTTTCACCTAACAACGATGGTGTAAACGACTTCTTTGCCATGATGGCCTGGGATGAGGCCGCCAACAATTTTGTAAACATCCTGCCCCTTGATAACTGCGTGGGCGAGTTTGTGAGTATCCGTATTTACAACCGGTGGGGCCGCCAGGTGTTTGAAAGTACCAACCGCGATTTTAAATGGTTTGGCGAGGGGTTGCCGAACGGAGTGTATTATTACCTGGTTAAGTACACCCACAAAGAATACCGTGGCTCCGTTACATTACGATTCTGA
- a CDS encoding DUF4252 domain-containing protein, translated as MKKVIIVVTLVALGTGVYAQGEAIAKFFNKYATDDSFTTQVTISGKMFSLFTDMEAETPEDKEVLDAISKLKGLRIIGKDNTSDARNLYKEAFGIITANKYEELMAVRDKDKDMKFYILEKSPGKISELVMLSGNGQDFMLMSLFGEIDLKQVSRIGRKMNVEGLEKLEKVDEKKKKS; from the coding sequence ATGAAGAAGGTAATTATAGTGGTAACGCTGGTAGCCCTGGGCACGGGCGTATATGCGCAGGGTGAGGCAATAGCAAAGTTTTTTAATAAGTACGCTACCGATGATTCATTTACCACGCAGGTAACCATTTCAGGCAAAATGTTCAGTTTGTTTACTGACATGGAGGCAGAAACCCCGGAAGATAAAGAAGTGCTGGACGCCATCAGTAAACTTAAAGGGCTTCGCATTATCGGCAAGGACAATACCAGCGATGCGCGCAACCTGTACAAAGAAGCCTTTGGAATTATCACTGCAAACAAGTATGAGGAATTGATGGCCGTTCGCGATAAGGACAAGGATATGAAGTTTTACATCCTTGAAAAAAGCCCCGGCAAAATCAGCGAGCTGGTAATGCTTTCGGGCAACGGGCAGGATTTTATGCTGATGAGTTTGTTTGGCGAGATTGATCTGAAACAAGTCTCACGTATTGGCCGTAAGATGAATGTGGAAGGCCTGGAGAAACTGGAGAAGGTGGATGAAAAAAAGAAGAAGAGCTGA
- a CDS encoding S8 family serine peptidase, translating into MTVKLKWIALVLIATLQSTGVLAQTSITENEHKTVPDDWFLLDPETDRFQGVSAERVYNTLLKGKPARTVIVAVIDSGVDIFHEDLKDVIWVNTKEVPNNGIDDDKNGYVDDVYGWNFIGGKNGNVNEDTYELTREYVRLKPKFENIDEKKIGKKQQAEYAYWNDIKTKFEKRAKEATNQYNLYNSFYQNISFANDTLKKILKVDRLTAEMVDTIKPTTPVKAFAKNAMSVLYKNAGPDADAESFLEELKDAVHYYEVQALYGYNENFDSREIVGDDYSNPYERAYGNNDVKGPDAEHGTHVAGIIAANRNNNLGIKGIADNVKIMSVRAVPNGDERDKDVANAIYYAVDNGAHIINMSFGKSYSPQKEVVDKAVRYAESKGVLLVHAAGNDAKNSDEEVNYPSRFYKDGKECKTWVEIGASAWGADNSFVGSFSNYGKKTVDLFSPGVRIYSTIPEGQYKNNDGTSMASPATAGVAAILMAYFPDLSAVQVREILRQSTRKFDNLKVAKPGSGQEVMFKDLSITGGLVNAYEAVKLAMTISKPVEK; encoded by the coding sequence ATGACAGTGAAATTGAAGTGGATTGCCCTGGTATTGATTGCTACGTTGCAGAGTACTGGTGTATTAGCGCAAACCAGCATTACCGAAAATGAGCATAAAACCGTACCTGACGATTGGTTTTTACTCGATCCTGAAACAGATCGCTTTCAGGGGGTGAGTGCCGAACGGGTTTATAACACGCTACTTAAAGGCAAACCGGCCCGTACGGTAATTGTGGCGGTGATTGACTCCGGGGTGGATATCTTTCATGAGGATTTGAAAGATGTAATCTGGGTCAATACCAAGGAAGTACCCAATAACGGCATTGATGATGATAAGAACGGTTACGTGGATGATGTATATGGCTGGAATTTTATAGGCGGAAAAAACGGAAACGTTAATGAAGATACCTATGAACTTACCCGCGAATACGTGCGGCTAAAGCCGAAGTTTGAAAATATTGATGAGAAGAAAATAGGTAAAAAGCAACAAGCCGAGTACGCGTATTGGAATGACATTAAAACCAAATTTGAAAAGCGCGCCAAAGAAGCAACCAATCAATACAACCTGTATAACTCGTTCTACCAGAACATTTCATTTGCCAATGATACACTAAAAAAGATTTTAAAGGTTGACCGGCTAACAGCCGAAATGGTAGATACGATTAAACCCACTACACCGGTTAAGGCGTTTGCCAAAAATGCGATGAGTGTACTTTATAAAAATGCGGGTCCCGATGCCGATGCGGAAAGTTTTCTGGAGGAATTGAAAGACGCGGTCCATTATTACGAAGTACAGGCTCTCTACGGATACAACGAAAACTTTGATTCGCGTGAGATTGTAGGCGATGACTATAGTAATCCTTATGAGCGTGCTTACGGAAATAACGATGTTAAAGGCCCTGATGCTGAACACGGCACACACGTAGCGGGCATCATTGCGGCCAACCGCAACAACAACCTGGGTATAAAAGGCATTGCTGATAACGTAAAAATTATGTCGGTGCGTGCAGTGCCCAATGGCGATGAGCGTGATAAAGATGTAGCCAATGCCATTTACTATGCTGTTGATAACGGAGCGCATATAATCAACATGAGTTTTGGTAAATCATACTCACCGCAGAAGGAAGTGGTGGATAAGGCCGTTCGTTATGCCGAATCGAAGGGTGTACTGCTGGTTCATGCAGCCGGTAATGATGCAAAGAATTCAGATGAAGAAGTTAATTACCCTTCGCGCTTTTACAAAGACGGCAAGGAGTGTAAAACCTGGGTTGAAATCGGAGCCTCGGCCTGGGGAGCCGATAATTCATTTGTGGGGTCATTCTCGAACTATGGAAAGAAAACCGTTGACCTGTTTTCGCCCGGTGTGCGGATTTATTCAACCATTCCGGAAGGCCAGTATAAGAACAACGATGGCACCAGCATGGCCAGCCCGGCAACAGCCGGGGTAGCGGCTATACTGATGGCTTATTTTCCGGATTTATCGGCTGTACAGGTACGCGAAATTTTACGGCAATCTACCCGCAAGTTCGATAACCTGAAGGTAGCCAAACCAGGCAGCGGCCAGGAAGTGATGTTTAAAGATTTGAGCATTACAGGCGGTTTGGTTAATGCGTATGAAGCAGTAAAACTGGCCATGACCATAAGTAAGCCGGTAGAGAAGTAG
- a CDS encoding sigma-70 family RNA polymerase sigma factor yields the protein MDLHAFQNRVLPVKNKLFRFALRMLGNEDEAKDVIQEVFIRVWKGRDQLADIENMEAWCMQITKNLSLDKLRVQKRMKIHSTYERVTMQHPDVTPDVRAELHESMLNVNQLIAGLPEKQRQIIHLRDVEGYTYNEICDILELDMNQVKVNLFRARNAVREKLMKINAYGL from the coding sequence ATGGATTTGCACGCTTTTCAAAACCGAGTTCTTCCTGTTAAAAACAAGCTTTTTCGGTTTGCCCTGCGCATGCTGGGTAATGAAGACGAGGCTAAAGATGTAATTCAGGAGGTATTTATCCGGGTATGGAAGGGACGCGATCAACTGGCCGACATAGAGAATATGGAGGCCTGGTGCATGCAAATAACCAAAAACCTTTCGCTGGATAAGCTAAGGGTACAAAAACGAATGAAAATACATTCCACATACGAACGTGTTACCATGCAACACCCGGATGTTACCCCGGATGTAAGGGCAGAGCTTCATGAAAGTATGCTGAATGTAAATCAATTGATTGCAGGCTTGCCGGAAAAACAACGACAGATTATTCACCTACGGGATGTGGAAGGCTACACGTACAACGAGATTTGCGATATTTTAGAGCTCGATATGAACCAGGTGAAAGTAAACCTGTTCAGGGCGCGAAATGCTGTTCGGGAAAAACTGATGAAAATCAATGCGTATGGACTCTAA